The candidate division KSB1 bacterium genome has a segment encoding these proteins:
- a CDS encoding oxidoreductase: MATSKTVLITGCSSGIGRATAERLVRAGWSVYATARKPESLHPLQELGCRTLALDVNDEGSMKTAVETVENEAGAVGVLINNAGYSQSGAVESVPMDRIRKQFETNVFGLIRMCQLVLPGMRKQRSGRIVNVSSMGGKLTFPGGGIYHATKYAVEAISDALRFEVKGFGVDVILIEPGLIRTGFAQAVESGMQGIATDGPYGAFNAAVLKSTKDVYEKGPLAKLGGGPGDVAAKIEKAITAARPRARYTVTASATLLLTQRALMSDAMWDKFLRGNFPQPGRT; encoded by the coding sequence ATGGCCACATCGAAAACGGTTCTAATAACGGGTTGTTCCAGCGGCATCGGCCGCGCCACCGCCGAACGTCTGGTGCGCGCCGGCTGGAGCGTCTATGCCACTGCACGCAAGCCCGAGAGCCTGCACCCCTTGCAGGAACTGGGCTGCCGCACACTGGCGCTGGACGTCAACGACGAAGGCTCGATGAAAACCGCGGTCGAGACCGTGGAGAACGAAGCCGGCGCCGTCGGCGTGCTGATCAACAACGCCGGTTACAGCCAGTCCGGCGCGGTCGAGTCCGTGCCGATGGACCGCATCCGCAAGCAGTTCGAGACCAACGTCTTCGGTCTGATCCGCATGTGCCAGCTCGTGCTGCCCGGCATGCGCAAACAGCGGTCCGGCAGGATCGTCAATGTCAGCTCGATGGGCGGCAAGCTGACCTTCCCGGGCGGCGGGATCTACCACGCCACCAAGTACGCGGTGGAGGCGATCAGCGACGCACTGCGCTTCGAGGTCAAGGGTTTTGGCGTCGACGTGATCCTGATCGAGCCCGGCCTGATCCGCACCGGGTTCGCGCAGGCGGTCGAGTCCGGCATGCAGGGCATTGCCACCGACGGTCCCTACGGAGCCTTCAACGCCGCGGTGCTCAAGTCCACAAAGGATGTTTACGAGAAAGGGCCGCTGGCCAAACTCGGCGGCGGACCAGGGGACGTCGCCGCGAAAATCGAGAAGGCGATCACCGCAGCCAGGCCCAGGGCACGTTACACCGTCACGGCCTCGGCGACGCTGCTGCTCACCCAGCGCGCGCTGATGAGCGATGCCATGTGGGACAAGTTCTTGCGCGGCAATTTCCCGCAGCCAGGACGCACGTAG